A section of the Pseudanabaena mucicola str. Chao 1806 genome encodes:
- a CDS encoding DUF3038 domain-containing protein: MTSHSTDSFDNPDLPQLQAIKAHLDLVLLALESLTGLGSDEILAVAEKLGLEEILSDRITLWRLRQASPLRKGKGRKKLDVDEARAMTLISCTLAAQQQFAIRNAVAQLEKCTALKRPPYREPILGDYLDRFNTLYQERMAEEDQAKPDAIQRLALKLLIDLLFYSSQIGSRRLWVALFERSQNS; this comes from the coding sequence ATGACTTCCCATTCCACCGACTCCTTTGATAACCCTGATTTGCCACAGTTACAGGCAATTAAGGCGCATTTGGATTTAGTACTACTTGCCTTGGAGTCTTTAACGGGACTGGGTTCCGATGAGATATTGGCGGTTGCCGAAAAGCTTGGTTTAGAGGAAATTTTAAGCGATCGCATTACCCTTTGGCGGTTGCGACAGGCTAGCCCCCTTCGTAAGGGTAAAGGACGGAAAAAACTAGATGTGGATGAAGCGAGAGCAATGACTCTAATTAGTTGTACCCTAGCAGCTCAACAACAATTTGCTATTCGCAATGCTGTAGCCCAGTTAGAAAAATGCACTGCTCTCAAACGCCCTCCCTATCGCGAACCGATCCTTGGTGACTATCTTGATCGCTTTAATACATTGTATCAAGAACGGATGGCGGAGGAGGATCAAGCAAAACCTGACGCAATTCAAAGATTAGCGTTAAAATTATTAATAGATCTACTTTTTTACAGTTCCCAAATCGGGTCGCGCCGCCTTTGGGTTGCCCTATTTGAGAGAAGTCAGAATAGTTAG
- a CDS encoding after-VIT domain-containing protein: protein MSYSSSESNIFSRRYELPTCLLEVWTERSPLSDWQAQIVAQNLRFRLQLAHNRRVITGNQQQIANLIEAVTSYCDRWLAQDDIETLDHVIVVPKLSKLRLTTLQLFDLYESIELCANEFVILPNVLLEVHRINLNWLKIMAGIIAIIGVSIGAIRLIYPPSGEQPNYQIASTPNAAPPEQAAPPSAISSAPKSDNKLAQSENNAKVAASSKSTNPTIPNSEIIPVNPNVPQTEQLNKPESKPLERTDKVAIATEPMNNPNSNVDRYRQGSTTGSSVTNDGTTAANAIPQRRLEVPNKDVLQAPVSSEDAKLAPSPPTKFSVPEVASRSTNNTTTNTANISVLQIKSEVPSNITTNLAFYLQSQRIAITSTSRITLDLEITGDRISNIATDNQNSTLKEDSAIAELENIIRKWRSPSSTIGKIRIVLQIQN, encoded by the coding sequence ATGAGCTACTCCTCATCAGAATCAAATATCTTCAGTCGTCGCTATGAACTTCCAACCTGCTTACTAGAAGTCTGGACAGAGCGATCGCCTTTATCTGACTGGCAAGCACAAATTGTGGCACAGAATTTACGCTTTCGCTTGCAACTAGCGCATAATCGCAGAGTAATTACGGGCAATCAACAACAAATTGCCAATCTGATCGAGGCAGTAACTAGCTATTGCGATCGCTGGCTCGCTCAGGATGATATTGAAACTCTTGATCACGTGATTGTAGTTCCGAAATTATCAAAACTAAGGCTAACCACCTTACAATTGTTTGATCTGTATGAAAGTATCGAATTATGTGCTAATGAGTTTGTGATTTTGCCGAATGTGTTACTAGAGGTGCACCGCATCAATCTCAATTGGCTGAAGATTATGGCAGGGATAATCGCGATCATTGGAGTCAGTATTGGTGCAATCCGTTTGATTTATCCACCTTCTGGTGAACAACCTAATTATCAAATAGCCTCTACTCCTAATGCCGCGCCTCCTGAGCAAGCCGCCCCCCCATCTGCTATTAGTTCAGCCCCAAAATCAGACAATAAATTAGCTCAATCAGAAAATAATGCCAAAGTTGCGGCTTCATCAAAGTCAACTAATCCTACAATTCCAAATTCTGAGATCATACCTGTTAATCCAAATGTTCCACAAACCGAACAGCTAAACAAGCCTGAGTCAAAGCCTCTTGAGAGAACTGATAAAGTAGCGATCGCTACTGAGCCAATGAATAACCCGAACAGCAATGTTGATCGTTACCGACAAGGATCTACTACAGGTTCTTCAGTAACTAATGATGGGACAACCGCAGCTAATGCTATACCGCAGCGAAGATTAGAAGTACCAAATAAGGATGTTTTGCAAGCACCAGTTAGTTCTGAAGATGCGAAACTTGCTCCTTCACCACCTACGAAATTTTCAGTTCCTGAGGTTGCATCCCGTTCTACTAATAATACGACCACTAATACTGCTAACATCAGTGTTTTACAAATTAAATCGGAAGTTCCTAGCAATATCACGACAAATCTAGCCTTTTATTTACAGTCTCAACGCATTGCCATCACCTCTACTAGCAGAATTACGCTCGATCTTGAGATTACAGGTGATCGCATTAGCAATATAGCCACAGATAATCAAAACTCAACATTAAAAGAGGATAGTGCGATCGCAGAATTAGAAAATATAATTCGCAAATGGCGATCACCAAGTTCCACAATAGGGAAAATCCGTATAGTCTTGCAGATACAGAATTAA
- a CDS encoding AAA family ATPase has translation MKSLNFQEELSLLIRAKCPIIYVVTWEEERAERSIAQVAQECSPPRQMLYYDLVRGFEHNQEGKNNLLQALQVAENSDRQTASIYVFRDLHRRLASQRLDEIFVRQLRNLYRSFRNTRKTLILLSPLLEMPSELEEQMAVLYFPLPENKEIRNIIEQMIPAEQLRLGGNSLDQLVKACMGMTRDRICHTLSKSIVQKHYLNESDIDRVLIEKQKRIRQTEFLEFFTPNETLDSIGGLDNFKLWLMQRQLAFSDEARAYGLPNPRGVLLLGIQGTGKSLCAKVIANLWRLPLLRLDVGRLFGSLVGQSESRTRQTIQLAEALAPCILWIDEIDKAFGGIANSIGDSGTSQRVLGTLLTWMQEKSSPVFVVATANNIHALPPELLRKGRFDELFFINLPTPEERKEIFQLHLKRFRPMELRNFDIDRMASISKEFSGAEIEQAIVEGMYRSFHEQRDVTTEDIIGAIKETYPLASTAREQISFMQAWANQGRARSASQGENNSRGKIVNQGNNNSNSSIDMSVIKQATKPAIENSIDLSIVKTSDLTTVKSRPLPPPPLPQIKSSSDS, from the coding sequence ATGAAATCTCTTAATTTTCAAGAAGAACTGAGCTTACTCATCCGTGCTAAATGTCCGATAATTTATGTCGTGACATGGGAAGAAGAACGTGCGGAGAGGTCGATCGCCCAAGTTGCTCAAGAATGCAGTCCACCAAGACAAATGCTCTATTACGATTTGGTGCGGGGCTTTGAGCATAATCAGGAGGGTAAAAATAATTTACTACAAGCTTTGCAGGTTGCTGAAAATAGCGATCGCCAAACAGCTAGCATTTATGTTTTTCGCGATCTACATCGTCGCTTAGCTTCACAACGCCTTGATGAAATTTTTGTGCGTCAGTTGCGGAATCTGTATCGCAGCTTTCGCAATACTCGTAAGACTTTGATTTTACTCAGTCCACTTCTGGAAATGCCCTCTGAACTAGAAGAGCAGATGGCAGTGCTCTATTTCCCTTTACCTGAAAATAAAGAAATCCGAAATATCATCGAACAGATGATTCCTGCGGAACAGTTGCGCTTGGGAGGGAATAGCCTCGATCAACTGGTGAAAGCTTGCATGGGGATGACCCGAGATCGCATTTGCCACACCCTATCCAAATCCATCGTCCAGAAGCATTATTTGAATGAATCCGATATTGATCGCGTTTTGATCGAAAAACAAAAGCGAATTCGTCAAACAGAATTTTTAGAATTTTTCACACCCAATGAAACCTTAGATAGTATCGGTGGTTTAGATAATTTCAAGCTGTGGTTGATGCAACGTCAGCTAGCCTTTTCCGATGAAGCGAGAGCCTATGGTTTACCGAATCCAAGGGGAGTTCTGTTATTAGGAATTCAAGGAACAGGGAAAAGTCTTTGTGCAAAGGTGATCGCCAATCTTTGGCGTTTACCATTGTTACGACTAGATGTGGGGCGTTTGTTTGGTAGCCTAGTTGGACAGTCTGAAAGCCGTACCCGTCAAACGATCCAGTTAGCTGAAGCCCTTGCCCCTTGTATTCTCTGGATTGATGAGATTGATAAGGCTTTTGGGGGAATTGCCAATAGTATAGGGGATTCGGGAACTAGTCAGCGTGTACTGGGGACTTTGTTAACTTGGATGCAGGAAAAATCGAGTCCAGTCTTTGTGGTTGCCACGGCAAATAATATTCATGCCCTACCGCCTGAACTCTTACGAAAAGGGAGATTCGATGAATTGTTCTTTATCAATTTACCAACCCCTGAGGAACGTAAGGAAATTTTCCAATTACATTTGAAACGATTCCGACCTATGGAATTGCGTAATTTTGATATTGATAGAATGGCTTCCATCTCTAAGGAGTTTAGTGGAGCGGAAATCGAACAGGCGATCGTAGAAGGCATGTATCGTTCTTTTCATGAGCAGAGGGATGTCACGACTGAAGACATTATTGGCGCAATTAAAGAAACCTATCCCTTAGCGAGTACTGCAAGAGAACAAATTAGCTTTATGCAGGCATGGGCAAATCAAGGGAGAGCGAGAAGTGCTTCGCAAGGCGAGAATAATTCACGAGGCAAAATAGTTAATCAGGGGAATAATAATTCCAATAGCTCAATCGATATGAGTGTGATTAAGCAAGCAACTAAACCTGCAATCGAGAATTCAATTGACTTGTCAATAGTTAAAACCAGTGATCTTACAACCGTTAAGAGTCGTCCTCTACCACCTCCACCTCTGCCGCAAATAAAATCTAGCTCAGACTCATGA